The proteins below are encoded in one region of Akkermansiaceae bacterium:
- a CDS encoding M20 family metallopeptidase — protein sequence MPSQVVSLLQTLIRIPSVNPDCSPDGTGEAAMADFVQNYLEEIGYTVAQEEVHPRRPNVIGRCPYSGDGEDPRPRILLAPHLDTVSIAGMDIDSFGMIHNDRILGRGASDTKGPMASMLQALNHCKELLPGLAVAIDFVGFMGEEASQHGSKHFARHHATEYQFAMAGEPTSLEIVNVTKGSLWATLSATGKAAHASQPELGDNAILKLVRALDLLEKKLTHKLAQYTHPVLGGSTLNVGTITGGKQPNIVPDFASCQIDIRTTPALYDDSGALHLVERVIAKQKLPIKVVNPHENPPMDVPAGHPWIQRLQKANPGSKTVGAPWFSDAAHLNAAGIPSVCIGPGSIDQAHTKDEFIKIKDLEDGVVYFENLIRSLGTAS from the coding sequence ATGCCAAGCCAAGTCGTCAGCCTCCTTCAGACCCTGATCCGAATCCCCAGCGTCAACCCCGACTGCTCACCTGACGGGACCGGTGAAGCCGCCATGGCTGATTTTGTGCAAAACTACCTCGAGGAGATCGGATACACCGTCGCCCAGGAAGAAGTCCACCCCAGGCGACCCAATGTGATCGGCCGCTGCCCCTACTCCGGTGACGGCGAGGATCCGCGCCCCCGCATCCTGCTCGCCCCGCACCTGGATACCGTCAGCATTGCCGGAATGGATATCGACAGCTTCGGTATGATCCATAACGACCGCATACTCGGTCGCGGGGCATCCGACACCAAAGGCCCGATGGCATCGATGTTGCAAGCCCTCAACCACTGCAAAGAGCTCCTTCCCGGGCTTGCTGTGGCGATCGATTTTGTCGGCTTCATGGGTGAGGAAGCCTCCCAGCACGGATCCAAGCACTTTGCCAGGCACCACGCCACTGAATACCAGTTCGCGATGGCGGGTGAACCCACCTCCCTCGAGATCGTCAACGTCACCAAGGGATCGCTCTGGGCCACCCTCAGCGCCACCGGCAAGGCCGCGCACGCTTCACAACCAGAGCTGGGCGACAACGCCATCCTCAAACTTGTCCGCGCACTCGACCTTCTTGAAAAAAAGCTCACTCACAAGCTGGCTCAATACACCCACCCGGTCCTTGGGGGTTCGACACTGAACGTGGGGACCATCACTGGAGGAAAGCAGCCTAACATCGTCCCCGATTTCGCATCATGCCAGATCGACATCCGGACCACCCCGGCCCTCTATGATGACTCCGGAGCCTTGCATCTGGTTGAGCGGGTTATCGCCAAACAAAAACTCCCCATCAAGGTGGTCAATCCCCATGAAAACCCCCCGATGGATGTCCCGGCCGGGCACCCATGGATCCAACGTTTGCAAAAGGCCAACCCCGGATCAAAAACCGTCGGTGCCCCGTGGTTCTCCGATGCCGCCCACCTCAATGCCGCAGGTATCCCGTCGGTCTGTATCGGCCCCGGCTCCATCGACCAGGCCCACACCAAGGATGAGTTTATTAAAATCAAAGACCTGGAGGATGGAGTGGTTTATTTTGAGAATTTGATCCGGTCGTTAGGGACCGCTTCCTGA
- the hpt gene encoding hypoxanthine phosphoribosyltransferase: MHGDIEKVLIDEDVIQKRLDLLAEKVTTDFEGKPIVVVALLKGAILFMADLLRRVPLPMEIECLNVASYHGGTESSGEVSFLDKSLPEVSGRSVLLLDDILDTGRTLDAVMKKLKQQGATEVKTCVLLAKDIPRDLVMEADYTGFVIGDEFVVGYGLDYKGRYRNLPFVGILKKSAI; this comes from the coding sequence ATGCACGGTGACATTGAGAAGGTATTGATAGATGAGGACGTGATCCAGAAGCGCCTGGATTTGCTGGCTGAAAAAGTGACGACGGATTTCGAAGGCAAACCGATCGTGGTGGTGGCTTTGCTCAAGGGGGCGATTCTGTTTATGGCCGACCTGCTGCGCCGGGTGCCATTGCCCATGGAGATTGAATGTCTCAATGTGGCGAGTTACCATGGCGGCACCGAAAGTAGCGGTGAGGTGTCGTTTCTCGATAAATCCCTGCCCGAGGTAAGCGGTAGGTCGGTATTGTTGCTCGACGACATCCTCGATACGGGGCGGACATTGGATGCGGTGATGAAGAAATTGAAACAACAGGGCGCCACTGAAGTAAAAACCTGTGTGTTGTTAGCCAAGGACATCCCGCGTGACCTGGTGATGGAGGCCGACTACACAGGCTTTGTCATCGGTGATGAATTTGTGGTGGGGTATGGGCTTGATTATAAAGGCCGCTACCGTAACCTGCCGTTTGTGGGTATCCTCAAGAAATCTGCCATCTAA
- a CDS encoding DUF5110 domain-containing protein — protein MKAHIMLLCLSSIAAALTAAPQGTIDDTRPIRNWNKLANGVYTAVVGDEKDIRRYSDLAGAPPKLDTLNKLPDTPLAKALKRARYRISKDHKLMVRIPTEHGEKIYGYGIQFDNTMKSGQIVELKVDHFNKGGGATHAPVPFYISSKGYGVFFNTAKYIKIYNQIGNRRDSANNPREVDRNPPADEKQPGPWLAVPPGDAIEALIHGDGMELVAFTGTSHQDIVARYNLYSGGGAMPPLWGLGFWHRTPAQYSAAQTTREVAEFKQHNIPLDVIGLEPGWQSKSYPCTFEWQKKRFPDPAGFTRRLLDDGIRLNLWVNPYVSQHARIYKDLYPLSGSHMVWLGIVPDYTLPAARRILLEQHKSDHFDIGVSGYKIDEVDGYDFWLWPDHATFPSGTSAETMRQSYGMLMQKMLYQELFRKNNRRTYSQVRASNGAASNHPFAIYSDSYKHSEYITGLSSASLCGILWCPEIRSARNSREWINRMHTVCFSPMAQLNAWASGTKPWSYPDATDAIRRTIQLRMKLLPYLYTAFADYNLHGIPPIRSMLLESNQAKAQVKEQQRKLDGETDPYADGFHQKISEDNTMFMFGPDILVAPFHNDATQREVQLPEGNWYDFHTGKLAGKGGKITVTSKQTQDLPPLFVREGALIPMLTQAVNRTRDLVGSDIEIRHYGGQDGTCLLYEDDGTSFDYEKGAYTLREFSVKAGKLSERYLHKQSQAVYAAVTLRKMMEK, from the coding sequence ATGAAAGCACACATCATGCTACTCTGCCTGTCATCTATAGCAGCCGCGCTGACTGCGGCGCCGCAGGGCACGATCGACGACACCCGGCCCATCCGGAACTGGAACAAACTCGCCAACGGTGTCTATACCGCCGTGGTCGGCGATGAGAAGGACATCCGCCGCTACAGCGACCTGGCCGGCGCCCCGCCAAAACTCGACACCCTCAACAAGCTCCCCGACACACCCCTCGCCAAGGCTTTGAAAAGGGCGCGCTACCGCATCAGTAAGGACCACAAACTCATGGTGCGCATCCCGACCGAACACGGCGAAAAAATCTACGGATACGGCATCCAGTTTGACAACACGATGAAGAGCGGGCAGATCGTCGAGCTCAAGGTGGACCACTTCAACAAAGGCGGCGGCGCCACCCACGCGCCGGTTCCCTTCTACATCTCCAGCAAGGGATACGGCGTGTTTTTCAACACCGCCAAATACATCAAGATTTACAACCAGATCGGCAACCGCAGGGACTCCGCGAACAACCCGCGTGAAGTCGACCGCAACCCGCCGGCCGACGAAAAACAACCCGGCCCCTGGCTGGCCGTCCCCCCCGGGGATGCCATCGAAGCGCTGATTCATGGCGACGGCATGGAGCTCGTCGCATTCACGGGCACCAGCCACCAGGATATCGTCGCCCGCTACAACCTCTACAGCGGCGGCGGCGCCATGCCGCCACTCTGGGGATTGGGATTCTGGCACCGCACACCGGCGCAATACTCGGCCGCCCAGACCACCCGGGAAGTCGCGGAATTCAAGCAGCACAACATCCCGCTCGATGTCATCGGCCTGGAGCCGGGGTGGCAAAGCAAGTCATACCCCTGCACCTTTGAGTGGCAGAAAAAACGCTTCCCCGATCCCGCCGGCTTCACCCGGCGACTGCTCGACGACGGCATCCGCCTCAACCTCTGGGTCAACCCCTACGTCTCCCAGCACGCCCGCATCTACAAGGACCTCTACCCGCTCTCCGGCTCTCACATGGTCTGGCTGGGTATCGTCCCGGACTACACCCTGCCGGCGGCCCGGAGGATATTGTTAGAACAGCACAAGTCGGACCATTTCGACATCGGTGTCTCCGGCTATAAAATCGACGAGGTCGACGGCTATGACTTCTGGTTATGGCCGGACCACGCCACCTTCCCCTCCGGCACCAGTGCGGAAACCATGCGTCAAAGCTACGGCATGCTGATGCAGAAAATGCTCTATCAGGAGCTGTTCCGCAAAAACAACCGGCGCACCTACTCACAGGTCCGCGCCAGCAATGGAGCCGCGTCGAACCACCCGTTTGCCATCTATTCGGACTCCTACAAACACAGCGAGTACATCACAGGGCTGTCGTCCGCCAGCCTCTGCGGCATCCTCTGGTGCCCGGAGATACGCAGCGCCCGCAACAGCCGCGAGTGGATCAACCGGATGCACACCGTCTGTTTCTCCCCCATGGCCCAGCTCAACGCATGGGCGAGCGGCACCAAACCATGGAGCTACCCGGACGCCACCGATGCGATACGCCGCACCATCCAGCTGCGGATGAAGCTGCTCCCCTACCTCTACACCGCCTTCGCCGACTACAACTTGCACGGCATCCCGCCGATCCGCTCGATGTTGTTAGAGAGCAACCAGGCCAAGGCGCAGGTCAAGGAGCAGCAACGCAAACTCGACGGCGAGACCGATCCCTACGCCGATGGTTTTCACCAGAAAATCTCCGAGGACAACACCATGTTCATGTTCGGCCCCGACATCCTGGTCGCCCCCTTCCACAACGACGCCACCCAGCGTGAAGTCCAGCTTCCCGAGGGAAACTGGTATGATTTCCACACCGGCAAACTCGCTGGCAAGGGCGGCAAAATCACCGTCACCAGCAAACAGACCCAGGACCTTCCCCCGCTCTTCGTCCGCGAGGGTGCCCTCATCCCCATGCTTACCCAGGCCGTCAACCGCACGCGGGACCTTGTCGGCTCGGACATCGAGATCCGGCACTACGGCGGCCAGGACGGCACCTGCCTGCTTTACGAGGACGACGGCACCAGCTTCGACTATGAAAAAGGCGCCTACACCCTGAGGGAATTCTCGGTCAAGGCGGGCAAGCTCTCAGAGCGTTACCTGCACAAACAATCGCAAGCGGTCTACGCGGCGGTCACCCTGCGCAAGATGATGGAAAAGTAG
- a CDS encoding redoxin domain-containing protein, whose amino-acid sequence MTMIALVVISGGPVVFGQAGQAVAPPSPTAATTTAATTVKEQIKAASKAFDKQNMEFMKMLRAEKDNTKKRELYKTGRPDPSGTVNLILKLARENPKADGVENGLVWTLRVANPTQRREVTQFMLTHYQDSKSIGNLAQYYGRMYGGGEPELREIVEKAGNEAVRLGATYYLAEKLMNNKATQQEGLTLMKQLARTPGLDKKNPNLLAQANIKIMVLEKLGIGCIAPDIVGTDHEGKEFKLSDYRGQVVLLDFWGIW is encoded by the coding sequence ATGACAATGATCGCACTGGTCGTGATATCCGGGGGCCCGGTGGTATTCGGGCAGGCCGGGCAAGCTGTGGCCCCACCGTCACCTACTGCCGCGACAACTACCGCAGCCACAACGGTCAAAGAACAGATTAAGGCCGCCAGCAAAGCCTTCGACAAGCAGAACATGGAGTTCATGAAAATGCTCCGTGCTGAGAAAGATAACACCAAAAAAAGGGAGCTGTACAAGACTGGTCGACCAGACCCGTCCGGGACGGTGAACCTGATCCTGAAACTGGCCAGGGAGAACCCCAAAGCTGACGGTGTCGAAAATGGTCTGGTGTGGACGTTGAGGGTAGCCAATCCAACCCAGCGTAGAGAAGTCACCCAGTTTATGTTAACGCATTATCAAGACAGTAAATCCATTGGTAACCTGGCCCAGTATTACGGCCGCATGTACGGAGGCGGCGAGCCCGAACTCCGTGAGATCGTTGAAAAAGCCGGCAATGAAGCAGTGCGTCTGGGCGCCACTTACTACCTCGCGGAAAAGCTGATGAATAATAAGGCAACCCAACAGGAAGGCCTTACCCTGATGAAACAGCTGGCCAGGACCCCTGGCCTGGACAAGAAAAACCCCAATCTGTTAGCGCAGGCAAACATCAAGATCATGGTGCTTGAGAAACTGGGTATCGGCTGTATCGCACCTGATATCGTAGGCACCGACCACGAAGGCAAGGAATTCAAACTCAGTGATTACCGGGGGCAAGTCGTCCTGCTCGATTTCTGGGGGATCTGGTGA
- a CDS encoding TlpA family protein disulfide reductase produces the protein MLPHERSLVEKLKGRPFAIVGVNSDKKERLKELVADGTTTWRNFTDEQEYGKISTAWGVRGWPTLYLIDHNGVIKHKGLRGEAMETAIMEMVAEAEKAK, from the coding sequence ATGCTTCCACATGAGCGGTCGCTCGTGGAGAAGCTGAAAGGGCGCCCCTTCGCCATCGTAGGTGTCAATAGTGATAAAAAGGAACGCCTCAAGGAACTGGTGGCCGACGGCACGACGACATGGCGGAACTTTACCGACGAACAGGAATACGGGAAAATCTCCACAGCATGGGGAGTCCGTGGCTGGCCTACACTTTACCTGATCGACCACAATGGCGTGATCAAACACAAGGGCCTCCGTGGTGAAGCCATGGAAACAGCGATCATGGAAATGGTTGCCGAAGCGGAAAAGGCAAAATAG
- a CDS encoding Dna2/Cas4 domain-containing protein — MFTENQLLPISALQHILYCPRQCALIHLEQAWAENRFTAEGNQMHTRAHDGPDESRPGARITRSPHPLAAPHRPPRGGAD, encoded by the coding sequence ATGTTCACCGAGAACCAGCTCCTGCCCATCTCCGCGCTGCAGCACATCCTCTACTGCCCGCGCCAATGCGCCCTGATCCACCTGGAACAGGCGTGGGCCGAGAACCGATTCACCGCCGAGGGCAACCAGATGCATACCCGCGCCCACGATGGCCCGGACGAATCCCGCCCGGGCGCCCGCATCACCCGCTCGCCGCACCCGCTCGCCGCACCTCATCGCCCCCCACGCGGGGGCGCGGATTGA
- a CDS encoding PIN domain-containing protein gives MPNQETPYFLDTNILVYAYDHKYPDKMERARDLIAAEKPWLISWQAVQEFCNVAIHKFTIPLDTAYLSELLDILLIPHCQIYPNASVWQNALRIQSETQYRFYDSQIVAAALHSKASILFSEDLQHGRRFGDLQILNPFLE, from the coding sequence ATGCCAAATCAAGAAACGCCATACTTCCTGGACACCAACATCCTCGTTTACGCCTACGACCATAAGTATCCAGATAAAATGGAACGTGCACGCGACCTCATCGCCGCAGAAAAACCCTGGCTCATCAGCTGGCAAGCTGTGCAGGAATTCTGCAACGTCGCCATCCACAAATTCACCATCCCGCTCGACACCGCATACCTCAGCGAACTCCTGGACATCCTCCTCATCCCCCACTGTCAAATCTACCCCAACGCCTCCGTCTGGCAGAATGCCCTCCGCATCCAGTCAGAAACCCAATACCGCTTCTACGACTCCCAAATCGTCGCAGCCGCCCTCCATTCCAAAGCAAGCATCCTCTTCAGCGAAGACCTCCAACACGGTCGCCGCTTCGGAGACCTGCAAATCCTCAACCCCTTTCTCGAGTAA
- the cas2e gene encoding type I-E CRISPR-associated endoribonuclease Cas2, with the protein MTVLVANDTPPAIRGHLKRWFIEPKPNVFVGTLNARTHKKVLDFILRHAPTEFGLLIISSAPNCQGYNIQRIGPEGKTGRKEINLSGIPLIAENWIDPENVPF; encoded by the coding sequence ATGACCGTCCTCGTAGCCAACGACACGCCACCTGCAATCCGTGGCCACCTCAAGCGCTGGTTTATCGAACCTAAACCGAACGTGTTTGTCGGCACGCTCAACGCACGCACCCATAAAAAAGTGCTCGATTTCATCCTCCGGCACGCCCCAACGGAATTTGGACTTCTCATCATTTCCTCGGCTCCCAATTGCCAGGGCTACAACATCCAGCGTATCGGCCCCGAAGGCAAAACGGGCAGGAAGGAAATCAACCTTTCCGGTATCCCCCTCATCGCAGAAAACTGGATCGACCCCGAAAACGTCCCTTTTTGA
- the cas1e gene encoding type I-E CRISPR-associated endonuclease Cas1 gives MPIFERPPLDTLSPAKDRWTPVYLERGRLEVDDASIKWISSEGTIIRIPVATVSALILGPGTTVTHAAVKTCAQSNCPVFWMGEDGMRFYSFGITPNHDNSMARLHADAWAHPRKRAEIARRMFLNRFPEANVHGISIKQLRGMEGKRVKAIYAELGKQFGVTWKGRDYKTTNWNLADGINRALSTANASLYSLSAAVCCSMGFIPQLGFVHQAGTLPFIYDVADLYKHETSWPAAFEAISIDPNDRGELVRKILKRRIEETRMLRRMPNELKALFNELPGNGPAEAHVHPLQPKQ, from the coding sequence ATGCCCATTTTCGAACGTCCTCCACTCGATACCCTCTCCCCGGCGAAAGACCGGTGGACTCCCGTCTATCTCGAGCGCGGACGTCTCGAAGTCGATGATGCCTCGATCAAATGGATCAGCTCTGAAGGAACCATCATCCGTATCCCTGTGGCTACCGTCTCGGCCCTGATCCTCGGTCCCGGCACCACTGTCACCCACGCCGCTGTCAAAACCTGTGCCCAGTCAAACTGCCCCGTCTTCTGGATGGGCGAGGACGGCATGCGCTTCTACTCCTTCGGTATCACCCCGAACCACGACAACTCGATGGCACGCCTCCATGCCGACGCATGGGCACATCCCCGCAAACGCGCCGAAATCGCACGCCGCATGTTTCTCAACCGTTTCCCCGAGGCAAACGTCCACGGCATTTCCATCAAACAACTGCGCGGCATGGAAGGCAAACGCGTCAAAGCCATTTACGCCGAACTCGGCAAACAATTTGGTGTCACTTGGAAAGGCCGCGACTACAAAACCACCAACTGGAATCTCGCCGATGGCATCAATCGTGCCCTGTCCACCGCCAATGCTTCACTTTATTCCCTATCTGCCGCCGTTTGCTGCTCCATGGGCTTCATCCCACAACTCGGTTTTGTCCACCAAGCCGGCACCCTCCCCTTTATCTACGACGTCGCCGACCTCTACAAACACGAAACCTCTTGGCCAGCGGCATTTGAAGCCATCTCCATCGACCCGAATGACCGTGGCGAACTCGTGCGCAAAATCCTCAAACGCCGCATCGAGGAAACACGTATGCTCCGCCGCATGCCCAACGAATTGAAAGCACTCTTCAACGAGCTGCCCGGCAACGGCCCGGCGGAAGCGCACGTTCACCCACTTCAGCCGAAACAATGA
- a CDS encoding DUF1016 family protein, whose protein sequence is MKLPTLISDIQHLDTALVKRAASAVNVSLTARNWLIGAYLVEFEQNGEDRAQYGAKLIPELAKRLKSAGVKGLSSTNLKLCRLFFEQYPSIGQAVTDQFQNNLSISNLPISSTLSHLLVSSHIDTTQPIRQSLTDEFTSSNLPRAQSLKILTQLSFTHLVELLKIDDPLKRAFYEIEAIKGRWSVRDLKRQIGSLLFERTGLSKDKEKLIELTNQGSAEFHPRDLIRDPYIFEFLGLHARDTMEESDLETALLDHLQAFILELGRGFCFETRQRKILIGSEHYFIDLVFYHRLLKCHILIDLKVEPFSHANAGQLNTYLSWFKEHEMQPDDNPPVGLLLCTDRKSPLAKYTLGGMDENLFVSQYQLQLPDPKELEAFLRKELAENS, encoded by the coding sequence ATGAAACTCCCCACGCTCATCTCCGACATCCAGCACCTCGACACCGCGCTCGTCAAAAGGGCGGCCTCGGCGGTCAACGTCTCGCTGACCGCCCGCAACTGGCTCATCGGCGCCTACCTGGTGGAGTTTGAGCAAAACGGCGAAGACCGGGCGCAATATGGCGCAAAGCTCATCCCGGAACTGGCCAAGCGGCTGAAAAGTGCGGGCGTAAAAGGCTTAAGCTCAACCAATCTCAAGCTCTGCCGCCTATTTTTCGAGCAATACCCCTCAATTGGTCAGGCAGTGACTGACCAATTCCAAAACAACCTCTCCATCAGCAACTTACCAATAAGTTCGACACTGTCGCACTTATTGGTCTCATCTCATATAGACACGACTCAGCCAATTCGCCAGTCACTGACTGACGAATTCACTTCGTCCAATCTCCCCCGCGCCCAATCACTCAAAATCCTCACCCAGCTTTCATTCACCCACCTCGTCGAGCTCCTCAAAATCGACGACCCTCTCAAGCGCGCCTTCTATGAGATCGAAGCTATCAAAGGTCGCTGGTCCGTACGCGACCTCAAACGCCAGATCGGCTCCCTCCTCTTCGAACGCACCGGACTCTCCAAGGACAAAGAAAAACTCATCGAACTCACCAACCAAGGGTCGGCCGAATTTCATCCGCGCGACCTCATCCGCGATCCCTACATCTTTGAGTTCCTCGGCCTCCACGCCCGTGATACTATGGAGGAATCCGACCTCGAAACCGCCTTGTTAGACCACCTGCAAGCCTTCATCCTCGAGCTCGGTCGTGGCTTCTGTTTCGAAACACGCCAACGAAAAATCCTCATCGGCAGCGAACACTACTTCATCGACCTCGTCTTCTACCACCGGCTCCTCAAATGCCACATCCTCATCGACCTCAAGGTCGAGCCCTTCTCCCATGCCAACGCCGGCCAGCTCAACACCTATCTCAGCTGGTTCAAAGAACACGAAATGCAACCAGACGACAACCCGCCCGTCGGCCTCCTGCTCTGCACCGACCGCAAATCCCCACTCGCCAAATACACTCTCGGAGGCATGGACGAAAACCTCTTCGTCTCCCAATACCAACTCCAGCTCCCAGACCCGAAGGAACTCGAAGCATTTCTCCGCAAAGAACTCGCAGAAAACTCGTAA
- the cas5e gene encoding type I-E CRISPR-associated protein Cas5/CasD, with amino-acid sequence MPALAFYLDAPMQSWGASSKYQYRETSPFPTKSAIVGLLAAALGIDKHSPDEAEKLIPLTSLTLTVARLPKSANGRELNSTRLTDFHTVGGGYPDTPFGKLNVPPVAEKNKSGTLKWKSPEKRTVPTWRSYLTGTSFVAILEGDGETLNQLSKALRNPVWGIWFGRKTCLPSTPLTPTLAETREQAFATLLDALPQRETASLDAFEYQQEVTGAPEDGDFFQSDQPVAFGQHQGAVPSPYRSRAIRHHRPESS; translated from the coding sequence ATGCCCGCACTCGCCTTCTACCTCGACGCCCCCATGCAATCATGGGGAGCGTCCTCCAAATACCAATATCGGGAAACCTCCCCCTTCCCGACCAAATCCGCCATCGTCGGCCTCCTTGCAGCCGCCCTCGGCATTGATAAACACAGCCCGGACGAAGCGGAAAAACTCATCCCGCTCACCAGCCTGACACTCACCGTCGCCCGATTACCCAAATCCGCCAATGGCCGCGAACTCAACAGCACCCGCCTCACGGACTTCCATACCGTGGGAGGTGGTTATCCTGATACACCTTTCGGAAAATTGAATGTTCCGCCGGTTGCAGAAAAGAACAAATCAGGCACGCTCAAATGGAAGAGTCCCGAAAAAAGAACAGTTCCAACTTGGCGAAGCTACCTCACGGGAACCTCCTTCGTCGCCATCCTGGAAGGTGATGGAGAAACCCTAAACCAACTAAGCAAGGCCCTCCGAAACCCTGTTTGGGGGATCTGGTTCGGACGCAAAACCTGCCTCCCCTCCACCCCGCTCACCCCCACCCTGGCGGAAACGCGGGAACAAGCCTTCGCCACCCTCCTCGACGCCCTCCCCCAGCGCGAAACCGCGTCACTCGACGCCTTCGAATACCAGCAAGAGGTCACCGGCGCCCCCGAAGACGGCGACTTCTTCCAAAGCGACCAACCGGTTGCCTTTGGTCAGCACCAAGGTGCCGTCCCCTCCCCCTACCGATCCCGCGCCATCCGCCACCACCGCCCCGAGTCCTCATGA
- the cas7e gene encoding type I-E CRISPR-associated protein Cas7/Cse4/CasC produces MKLIELHILQSFPVSCLNRDDVGSPKSALFGGTKRARISSQCLKRASRITAASDSTGFEGIRSRHLKEPFISALLNEQLSDDEANVFANELCTVFSKQDPKNENQVTTAVYLSPAEIKGMAVAIKENIEDIRTLTDDKKTAAAIKKVAKDAAKAATRNDAADIALFGRMVANDPNLNIDGAAMFSHALSTHRADNEVDFFSAVDDRKGDAEDAGAGMIGTLEFNSATYYRYAAINLDLLADDKHLGGLSEDERKDILRAFIKAVLTAVPGARKNSMSAATLPHEVLGIRKGSGQPLQLINAFEKPVRANGSGFADASLETMKNHLADIEKTWGDQGKKTYLTEDGLDTFLDNLLSD; encoded by the coding sequence ATGAAACTAATTGAACTCCACATCCTCCAATCCTTCCCCGTCTCCTGCCTCAACCGCGACGACGTCGGCTCACCAAAATCCGCCCTCTTCGGCGGCACCAAACGCGCCCGTATTTCCAGCCAGTGCTTGAAACGAGCGTCACGCATCACCGCAGCAAGTGACTCCACTGGCTTCGAAGGTATCCGCTCGCGTCATCTTAAAGAACCATTTATTTCCGCTCTGTTGAATGAACAACTTAGCGATGATGAGGCCAATGTTTTTGCTAACGAGCTTTGCACAGTTTTTAGCAAACAAGATCCTAAAAACGAAAACCAAGTGACAACAGCCGTCTATCTCTCCCCTGCGGAAATTAAAGGTATGGCCGTAGCGATAAAGGAAAACATCGAAGACATTCGAACTCTAACCGACGATAAAAAGACCGCTGCAGCCATCAAGAAAGTTGCAAAGGACGCAGCCAAAGCCGCCACCCGCAACGATGCAGCAGACATCGCCCTCTTCGGCCGCATGGTCGCCAACGATCCCAACCTCAACATCGACGGCGCGGCCATGTTCTCCCATGCCTTATCCACCCACCGCGCGGACAACGAAGTCGATTTCTTCTCCGCCGTCGATGACCGCAAAGGCGATGCCGAAGACGCAGGTGCCGGTATGATCGGCACCCTCGAGTTCAACTCCGCCACCTATTACCGCTACGCCGCCATCAACCTCGACCTGTTAGCCGACGACAAACACCTCGGCGGTCTCAGCGAGGACGAGCGCAAGGACATCCTCCGCGCCTTCATCAAGGCCGTGCTCACCGCCGTGCCAGGAGCGCGTAAAAACTCCATGAGCGCCGCCACCCTTCCGCACGAAGTGCTCGGCATCCGCAAAGGCTCAGGCCAACCACTTCAACTTATCAACGCCTTTGAAAAGCCCGTCCGCGCCAACGGCTCAGGCTTTGCCGACGCATCCTTGGAAACGATGAAAAACCACCTCGCCGACATCGAAAAAACCTGGGGCGACCAAGGCAAGAAAACCTACCTCACCGAAGACGGCCTCGACACCTTCCTCGACAACCTTCTCTCCGACTAA
- the cas6e gene encoding type I-E CRISPR-associated protein Cas6/Cse3/CasE has translation MILTQARIPYDIAARPWKDGGFRDSYAWHKRIWEAFPGKPEADRDFLTRLDDTGNDFRLLILSPEPPTRPDWCPSDGWQSKTVADDFFTHSAYQFSLLANPTVTRVVRLADGSKKKNGRREPIVNREELITWMQRKAEHHGFSVATDSLKTVPRPRQNFLKKGKGGTHTATEFQGILQVTDKDKFQQAATSGIGSAKAFGFGMLCLSPINL, from the coding sequence ATGATTCTCACCCAAGCCCGTATCCCCTACGACATCGCCGCACGCCCGTGGAAAGACGGTGGGTTCCGCGATTCCTACGCCTGGCACAAACGCATCTGGGAAGCCTTCCCCGGCAAACCGGAAGCCGACCGCGACTTCCTCACCCGCCTCGATGACACCGGCAATGACTTCCGTCTCCTCATCCTCTCGCCCGAGCCACCCACACGGCCCGACTGGTGTCCGTCCGACGGCTGGCAATCGAAGACCGTGGCAGACGATTTCTTCACGCACAGCGCCTACCAATTCTCCCTCCTCGCCAACCCCACCGTCACCCGCGTGGTGCGCCTCGCCGACGGCAGCAAAAAGAAAAACGGTCGCCGCGAACCCATCGTCAACCGCGAGGAACTCATCACCTGGATGCAACGCAAAGCAGAACACCACGGGTTCAGCGTCGCTACCGACTCCCTGAAAACCGTCCCGCGACCGCGCCAGAACTTCCTCAAAAAAGGCAAAGGTGGCACTCACACCGCCACCGAGTTCCAAGGCATCCTTCAAGTGACCGACAAAGACAAATTCCAACAAGCCGCCACCTCAGGCATCGGTTCCGCCAAAGCCTTCGGATTCGGCATGCTCTGTCTCTCACCCATCAACCTCTAA